A single Deltaproteobacteria bacterium DNA region contains:
- a CDS encoding cupin domain-containing protein, translating to MHCFWKPEGIPPRTLAPGVTAKIVSGEKLMFSLVTLAPNAVVPTHSHPNEQMGMMVSGTMEFTIEGETRVLSGNEMYFVPGGVPHAAKAGPGGAVALDAFSPPREEYR from the coding sequence ATGCACTGTTTCTGGAAACCGGAAGGGATCCCGCCCAGGACGCTGGCGCCGGGGGTGACGGCGAAGATCGTCTCGGGGGAGAAGCTGATGTTCTCCCTCGTCACCCTCGCTCCGAACGCGGTCGTCCCGACGCACTCCCATCCGAACGAGCAGATGGGGATGATGGTGTCGGGGACGATGGAGTTCACGATCGAAGGCGAGACGCGGGTGCTGTCGGGAAACGAAATGTACTTCGTTCCGGGAGGGGTTCCGCACGCGGCGAAGGCGGGTCCCGGAGGGGCGGTGGCGCTCGACGCCTTCTCGCCCCCCCGGGAGGAGTACCGTTAG